A window of Polyodon spathula isolate WHYD16114869_AA chromosome 22, ASM1765450v1, whole genome shotgun sequence contains these coding sequences:
- the LOC121297271 gene encoding uncharacterized protein LOC121297271 yields the protein MGRKETNPAPELGCPSAAGRGWKGGGFKEMKEGKSHSGQVRFQKASKERRETCLGLSPQRWGSQTFPLVPGLRNVAIQTSPSLKAQYPSFRRRRRAELLSPTQASKSGQFAGVGPVSRRSSIQTSSNRGSVDPRDKVRGISSDFKGIPGNQDGMRGISSHVKECVSSHVRMGAVTQRDRFKAVTKKTDTVPPTNSSQQCQPKLAESLQKVDNAHSVYLEPVVIHTITSQLGQSQRGVSFKHSRSQNCNTDEHRAASPRHEECTGAPSSTQQLKPSITFSSLLQHGNCQGSGLPSWKATCPRRREGSSGHGQDQESSASHCHVEVPHHGPGTTALNTCPSPLANGGPAALECRLHTIEECLHSNQEKIKVLLSVIQDLERSKALSEGRRSYRTGQDLNNCTTCQKTACIIYSVEHDFRQQECGFQGVMQLLEKSLEKEAENPPKPQPLKTEPATPRQPTVGHRAKSKSKKLQKKCFWWL from the exons ATGGGGAGGAAGGAGACCAATCCAGCACCTGAGCTAGGCTGCCCATCTGCAGCCGGTCGGGGTTGGAAAGGAGGAGGCTTTAAGGAAATGAAGGAGGGCAAATCTCATTCTGGACAGGTGCGATTCCAGAAGGCGAGTAAGGAAAGACGGGAAACATGTCTGGGGTTGTCACCACAGCGATGGGGCTCCCAAACCTTTCCCCTGGTGCCTGGCCTGCGGAATGTAGCAATACAGACCTCACCCAGCCTAAAAGCGCAGTACCCTTCCTTCAGAAGGAGGAGACGAGCTGAGTTACTCTCTCCCACACAGGCAAGCAAATCAGGGCAGTTTGCAGGAGTAGGTCCAGTCAGCAGGAGGAGCAGTATCCAGACATCGTCTAATAGAGGGTCTGTGGACCCCAGAGACAAAGTGCGAGGAATTTCAAGTGATTTCAAAGGAATTCCTGGCAACCAAGATGGAATGAGAGGCATTTCTAGTCATGTTAAAGAGTGCGTGTCCTCTCACGTCAGAATGGGGGCGGTTACTCAAAGAGACAGGTttaaagctgtcaccaaaaagACAGACACAGTACCCCCTACAAACAGTTCACAACAGTGCCAACCCAAATTGGCAGAGTCTCTGCAGAAAGTTGACAATGCCCATAGCGTCTACCTTGAACCTGTTGTCATACACACTATAACCAGCCAGTTAGGTCAGAGTCAGAGAGGagtttcttttaaacacagcCGTTCTCAGAACTGCAACACTGATGAACACAGAGCCGCATCCCCCAGACATGAGGAGTGTACTGGGGCTCCAAGCTCAACACAGCAGCTGAAGCCTTCAATAACCTTTTCCTCCCTGCTCCAGCATGGCAACTGCCAAGGTTCTGGTCTTCCAAGTTGGAAGGCCACCTGTCCCAGGAGAAGGGAGGGCTCTTCGGGCCATGGACAGGACCAAGAATCCTCTGCTTCACACTGCCACGTAGAGGTCCCACATCATGGGCCTGGAACTACGGCCCTGAACACTTGCCCTTCTCCCTTGGCTAATGGGGGTCCTGCAGCATTGGAGTGCAGGCTGCACACCATAGAGGAGTGCCTCCATTCCAACCAGGAGAAGATCAAAGTGCTGCTCAGTGTCATCCAGGACTTGGAGAGGAGCAAGGCGCTCAGTGAGGG ACGGCGTTCCTACCGAACAGGCCAGGACCTCAATAACTGCACCACCTGTCAGAAAACTGCCTGCATCATTTACAG TGTGGAGCATGACTTCAGGCAACAGGAGTGTGGATTTCAGGGGGTCATGCAATTACTGGAAAAGTCACTGGAAAAGGAGGCAGAGAATCCCCCAAAACCGCAACCCCTAAAAACAGAGCCAGCCACACCACGCCAACCCACCGTGGGACACCGAGCCAAGAGCAAGTCTAAAAAACTGCAGAAGAAATGCT